The genomic DNA GATACAGACATCAATTCTTTAAGGGACGCCTGGCAGTTACCGTTCAAAGAACAGTTTGACAATTAACATATTCGCACCCTTTTCCTTTGTTCTCGTGTACGGACAACGGCATGTTCGGGGAAGCGCATCTCTGCGCTCTTCCATACCTTGCTGTCCATCGAGACACCGGAACAAATTATATACATCCCCACGTCTTGGCGCCTCCCGGGAAGGTTTTGCACTGGATTGCGTCTGCCGGACTCTGTGAAAGGAAGATGGGAACCTTTTTTTCTGGCATACCCATGCAGGCGCGGAACTCGATCTTTTCTGGCAAGCAGGGGGACAAAACTGGGGAGTGGAATTCAAGTATGAATATGCCCCACGATTAACCAGATCTATGAGGAAGCGGTCGAAGACCTCAAGCTGGAGCGACTGTGGGTGACTTATCCGGGAAAAAAGACCTATCGCCTCGCGGAAAATGTTCAGGTGCTCCCTCTCACGGACATCCCCAACGTTTGGAACTATGGGTAAGACCCCTATTGAGAAATAATCACAAATAAAGACCTTTGCATAATTCCAACTTCTCGTCTTTTTGTGTCTTCGCAATCACTTTTTATGTTTTTTCTGTCTCATCGGGCAGCAGTTTGAGCCTCCATAATTAGCTTATTGTTCCCCTTTCTGCCCTTTTAGGGGTTCTTTTGATGTTCTTACCCTCTATTCTATCATTGCTGCCGCCTTTTTCAGGTTGAACGCCATTGCGTTTAAGAGAAACTCCATATTCCCCTTCTTGAGTCCCTTATACCTCATTCGGAAGAACTGATAACCCCTTTTCAATGTTCCTATGCTCTGTTCGACCTTATATCTTACCGAGCTTATGAGCCTGTTGATAATGCGCTGTGCAGGCGTGAGGGGTTTGTTCCGTGCAGCCTTGTGCATGATGCCGTCTATGAGCTTTTTGTCTGCAAGTATGTTTCTGTTCCCTGCACTTGCGTATCCCTTGTCGGCAAAGACAGGCGACCCTTCGGGAAAATGGGATTCATTGATGACCCTTTCAAGTTCCTTGGTATCGGCAGTGCTGGCAGGTGTGACGTGTCCTCCCAGGATAAACCCTTCTTTAGCGTCAACGGATATATGACCCTTGTATCCGTAGTAAGCCCTCTTTCCTTTTTTGATCCAGTTTGCATCGGGGTCGTCGGAGTATGTTACGACCGAGGCAGGCATCTCTGATTTTTCCTCCATGCGGTCTTCAGGCATTAACTCTGTAACCTTCCTTGGTCTGCGTGAGGACTCTACGATGGTCGCATCAACAATAGCGCCCTTTTTTACCATCAGGCCTTTAAATTCGATCTGAGAGTTTATTTCCTCCATCAGTTTTTCGTAGAGGTTAAGTTCAAGGAGATTATTCCTGAATCTGCATATGGTAGAGTAATCGGGCATTGGACTTGATATGGAAAATCCTGTAAACAGGATAAATGAGATGCGGTCTTTTATTGCTACCTCTGCTTGCGGGTCACTTAATCCGTTCCATCTCTGCAGTAATAGAAGTTTAAACATAGGTAATGCCGGATATGCCGGTCTTCCATCAGCGCTTGCAACCTTTTTATATTTTTTGTTTAAAAGGCTTTCAATATTCTTCCAGTTAATGAGCATATCGATCTTTTCTAAAAACGAGTTCGTATATCCTCTCTGTTCTATAAAATAATCGGCAAAACCTTTTGAGGTGAATTTATCTGTCATGGGGAGGTCTCCTTGGGTTTGATATTCACCATTATACCATATATATCATATAGTTACAAGACATTTAAGGTTAATTTACCGTGCAAAGGTCTTAAATAATATTATCGATATGAGAATATATCAAGGGGATTCTTAATTATGTGGTCTTAAAATGGTGTCTGTATTTTTTTGCGGCTGATTATGGATTTGCCGACACAGTGTCGGCAAATTACTGGAAGGGATCTTTGGATATTACGTTTAAAAAATGTCCGATATCCAAATATTTCATTAATAGATCCATAAGTTTACTTCACGAAGCAAGCATAGGGCTTTTTGCTTGAAGTTGAGGATTTGCAGAAAGCATGCGTGATAGTCTTTTATGCTACCTTTTAGGAGATACTGGTTTCCCCATCTTTATTCTTTGAAGGGTTTTTCGGATGCTGCCCGTTTTCCTGCGATATGGCCAAAGACCCATGCTTCCGGATAATTGGAGCCTTCCTGGTAAAGAAAGCCGAAGAATGATCCCAATTCGCCCGCAGCATAAAGTCTCGGTATGGGTTTGTCGTAGGGGTCCAGTACCTGGCCATATTTATTGTGTTTAGGTCCCCCCTGAGTATTGACAAGGGCAAGTCCCATTTCAAGGGCATAGTATGGAGGTTTTTCTATCGGTGCCATCGAATCACTGTTTCTATTGAATGCGAGGTCCTTGCCGGTAATACAATAGCTGTTGAATCTGTTGATCGTTTCTTCCAGGCCTTTAGAATCTACTTTGACCTTCCCGGCCAGATCGGCAATGGTATTTGCCTTAATGATCCATCCTTTCTCCATATCCATGTTCTTATCATTGTTCCAATCATAAATATTATGGACGTTAGCATAACCGAATTGCCCAAACCCTTCGCGTCTAATAGGTCCACCCATTTGGTAAGTTTTTTCATCAAGAATCAGATAAGCAGGCACGTTGGAGTATTCAGTGTGCTCGTGGTCGAAATAGAGGATACTCAGGGTGTTTTTCGTGTGAGGCACCGTATTTGTTTCTCTCATAAACCTCTTTCCGTATTTGTTTACGTAAATATATCCATGACCTTGCGCCAACCTTGGAGAGATTGCACCGATAGCTACCCCGAATTTTTTGCTTGGCTCCTTGGCGCAAAAGCCGGCCCATTGCAAAGAAGCCGTATGCCATAGATAAGAGCCGGCTGCCGATGCCATTTTCAGGCCATCTCCTGTATTGCCGGGGTTTCCTAAAGGGAAAATAAAATCTCTTAATCCAGGAAAATTGTAGTACCCGAACATTTCAGGGTTATTTTCGTATCCTCCGCAAGACAACACAACTCCTCTTCGAGCCTTAATATAAATCTCCTTCCCTTCGCTCTCTGCTTTGACACCCACTATATCACCCGTTTCGCAAGATTGAACAAGGCTTTGGGCAGATGTTTTGAGCATTGCTTTTATTCCCCGTTTCCTTACGAGCCCTGAGAGAAATTCAAATCCATCTTTTCCGGATGGATTAAACCTGAAAGTTGAAAGATTTGCCTTCTGCAAAGCAGGAAAAGTTGAGTGCCACTTTATAGGAGGTTTGTGTTGAGCACCGAGCTTATCGAGTAGATCATATACCCCGACCATCGCTTCCGCAAAGCC from Pseudomonadota bacterium includes the following:
- a CDS encoding IS5 family transposase — translated: MTDKFTSKGFADYFIEQRGYTNSFLEKIDMLINWKNIESLLNKKYKKVASADGRPAYPALPMFKLLLLQRWNGLSDPQAEVAIKDRISFILFTGFSISSPMPDYSTICRFRNNLLELNLYEKLMEEINSQIEFKGLMVKKGAIVDATIVESSRRPRKVTELMPEDRMEEKSEMPASVVTYSDDPDANWIKKGKRAYYGYKGHISVDAKEGFILGGHVTPASTADTKELERVINESHFPEGSPVFADKGYASAGNRNILADKKLIDGIMHKAARNKPLTPAQRIINRLISSVRYKVEQSIGTLKRGYQFFRMRYKGLKKGNMEFLLNAMAFNLKKAAAMIE
- a CDS encoding FAD-binding protein — its product is MNKIIDNKEINRRTFLKRTVAGIGAIGMAGLGAAEAMTVNLQQVPKWDHISDVVVIGYGAAGANAAIAAHDAGAKIIILEKMPMAGGNSGVCFGAMAIPNGIPEAIDYYRKLSFGTVDEDMLQGFAEAMVGVYDLLDKLGAQHKPPIKWHSTFPALQKANLSTFRFNPSGKDGFEFLSGLVRKRGIKAMLKTSAQSLVQSCETGDIVGVKAESEGKEIYIKARRGVVLSCGGYENNPEMFGYYNFPGLRDFIFPLGNPGNTGDGLKMASAAGSYLWHTASLQWAGFCAKEPSKKFGVAIGAISPRLAQGHGYIYVNKYGKRFMRETNTVPHTKNTLSILYFDHEHTEYSNVPAYLILDEKTYQMGGPIRREGFGQFGYANVHNIYDWNNDKNMDMEKGWIIKANTIADLAGKVKVDSKGLEETINRFNSYCITGKDLAFNRNSDSMAPIEKPPYYALEMGLALVNTQGGPKHNKYGQVLDPYDKPIPRLYAAGELGSFFGFLYQEGSNYPEAWVFGHIAGKRAASEKPFKE